A single window of Liolophura sinensis isolate JHLJ2023 chromosome 6, CUHK_Ljap_v2, whole genome shotgun sequence DNA harbors:
- the LOC135466750 gene encoding uncharacterized protein LOC135466750 — translation MSVIEPTMNSKETDFASRFDNKPLNSASIVEINEREGPYAKSEDTNVDSKDPVQAQSNDSHGYKRVPSEQAAEAEDAHSGNKNRPNVSVRSEPGNDRVPVTPLSKEELLIAATVVLDAKKGRNMYFKPEGKYVRAYLLYQKWYLVYALYFVIAVNLCLALFEKPALPGWEAPYWATMIIEVACLGFFIFRTAHAFYFDSKSKFWRDAKNLMVIGGIVLTLIDIICYIAWFNVGPADTAVRFSRPIRPLFIINFPDGRQIRRAFRNIRRTIPEIANVLLLFFLSLLLFSLLALKLFVEKTNLQYPNGRPYFKNYLDSMWDMYILVTTANNPDVMMPAYDLNNWYAIFFIVYVIICLYIFMSIVLAVIYNNYKKNLKNEVKISVYNKRRKLAQAFHILKIWQNGRYVVPQDRWLELMKLVVPGKSDTCIDLLLKVLDTNGDLTIEKNEFLTLADLLQLPVTEVKDRMTIIEKHFPGVFNHRASQILHMIVRHRCFRYFFDFMIFVNAFCIGFSLDEADWFFLIIFTTEIILKLYTFGAKEFFSRFWNIFDFFVIGTALIASIVEAIIGNDNEEFSTLDPLLVLRVMRLIKIFGSIQRFKVIILTIVNIGPSILSFGGVIFIIYYMFAVVGMEIYQGKIEYFENSYNTSYLPDSKKFCGAESLKDSDFFRFRYCSNNFNNILKAFVVLFELTVVNQWHVLSSGFVIVTHKAARLYFFLFHLCTVVIVLNIFVAFILEAFILEYSLSRAGHLESVVESKIKEMGLGIGAKPKGPFAPKPDRMDLVDNEENTDQTDHADHAEDSDNDSLPDISKEKGFRFHLKKKSRKKVEVLLQHMFEGEIDPEDEGDEDTLEYLLKQEYRPRRLTLDVVS, via the exons ATGTCTGTGATCGAACCCACGATGAACTCCAAAGAAACAGACTTCGCTTCCCGTTTCGACAACAAACCTCTAAATTCAGCAAGTATAGTAGAAATTAACGAGCGTGAAGGCCCTTATGCGAAATCTGAAGATACAAATGTTGATTCGAAAGACCCAGTGCAAGCTCAGTCAAATGACAGCCATGGATACAAGAGAGTACCAAGTGAACAGGCTGCAGAAGCTGAAGATGCTCACAGTGGAAATAAAAATAGGCCAAATGTTTCAGTTCGTTCAGAACCTGGCAATGACCGTGTGCCGGTGACACCATTGTCAAAGGAG GAGTTGCTGATTGCTGCCACTGTTGTGCTCGATGCAAAGAAAGGAagaaacatgtatttcaaaccTGAAGGGAAATATGTTAG AGCATACTTATTGTACCAGAAGTGGTATCTGGTCTATGCACTTTACTTTGTAATTGCTGTGAATCTGTGCTTGGCCTTATTTGAGAAACCAGCATTACCTGGTTGGGAAGCTCCATATTGG GCTACCATGATCATTGAAGTAGCATGCCTTGGATTCTTCATATTCCGAACAGCACATGCATTTTACTTTGATTcaaaaagtaaattttggaGAGATGCCAAGAACCTCATGGTTATTGGTGGCATAGTG CTGACCTTGATTGACATAATATGTTACATTGCCTGGTTTAATGTGGGACCGGCAGATACAGCTGTTCGTTTTTCCAGACCAATACGTCCTCTATTCATCATTAACTTTCCAGATGGTCGTCAG atAAGGAGAGCATTTCGAAACATCCGGCGAACCATACCAGAAATTGCCAATGTGcttcttttgtttttcctaAGTCTGCTTCTCTTCTCTTTATTAGCTCTTAAGCTTTTCGTTGAAAA GACCAATCTTCAGTATCCTAATGGGAGGCCTTACTTCAAGAATTACCTTGACAGTATGTGGGATATGTACATTCTGGTCACGACAGCCAATAACCCAGATGTGAT GATGCCAGCCTATGACTTGAACAACTGGTATGCCATCTTCTTCATTGTCTACGTGAttatatgtttgtacatattcaTGAGTATTGTCCTGGCTGTCATTTACAATAACTACAAGAAAAACTTGAAG AACGAAGTGAAGATTTCTGTGTACAACAAGCGTCGTAAATTGGCTCAGGCATTCCACATCCTGAAGATTTGGCAGAATGGCCGTTATGTTGTGCCACAGGACAGGTGGTTAGAGTTGATGAAGCTGGTTGTCCCTGGGAAGAGCGATACCTGTATCGACCTGTTACTCAAGGTTTTGGACACCAATGGAGATTTGACCATAG AAAAGAACGAGTTTCTGACCTTGGCTGACCTCCTGCAGCTGCCCGTGACAGAGGTGAAGGACAGGATGACAATCATTGAGAAGCACTTCCCAGGGGTTTTTAACCATCGAGCCAGTCAAATTCTGCACATGATTGTGAGACACAG ATGCTTTCGCTACTTCTTTGATTTCATGATTTTCGTGAACGCTTTTTGCATTGGATTCAGCCTGGATGAAGCGGATTGGTTTTTTCTGATCATATTTACCACTGAGATTATACTAAAACTCTATACATTTGGAGCGAAGGAGTTTTTCTCCAGGTTCTGGAATAT atttgatttttttgtgattGGTACTGCATTGATTGCCTCCATTGTAGAGGCCATAATTGGTAATG acaatgaaGAATTCAGTACCCTTGATCCACTGTTGGTGCTGAGAGTAATGAGACTGATCAAGATATTTGGGAGCATTCAGAG ATTTAAAGTGATTATTTTGACAATTGTCAACATTGGACCATCAATTCTCTCCTTTGGAGGTGTAATTTTT ATCATCTACTACATGTTTGCAGTTGTTGGCATGGAGATTTACCAAGGGAAGATTGAGTATTTTGAAAACAGTTACAATACGTCTTATCTACCCGATTCCAAGAAATTTTGTGGAGCAGAATCTCTTAAGGACAGTGATTTCTTCAGATTCCGCTACTGTAGTAACAACTTCAATAACATTCTGAAGGCGTTTGTGGTCCTCTTTGAGCTGACAGTAGTCAACCAGTGGCATG TGTTATCTTCGGGGTTTGTGATAGTGACTCATAAAGCTGCCAGGCTCTACTTCTTCCTCTTCCATTTGTGCACTGTTGTCATTGTTCTCAA TATATTTGTGGCCTTTATTCTGGAGGCGTTCATCTTGGAGTACTCTTTGTCAAGAGCCGGGCATCTGGAGTCAGTTGTGGAATCCAAGATTAAGGAAATGGGACTTGGAATTGGAGC TAAACCAAAAGGTCCGTTTGCTCCGAAGCCTGATAGGATGGATTTAGTAGATAATGAAGAAAACACTGACCAAACTGACCACGCTGATCACGCAGAAGACTCAGACAATGACAGTCTGCCTGATATCTCCAAGGAAAAAGGATTCCGCTTccatttgaaaaagaaaa GTCGCAAGAAGGTTGAGGTTTTACTACAGCACATGTTTGAGGGTGAGATTGATCCAGAGGATGAAGGCGATGAAGACACTCTGGAATATCTGCTGAAACAGGAGTACAGACCTCGCAGACTGACCCTCGATGTCGTCTCTTAA
- the LOC135468583 gene encoding mitochondrial import receptor subunit TOM20 homolog, with the protein MISKATLGIAAAGAGICFIGYCIYFDKKRRSDPLFKTRLRERRKRAKEHKPSKSSSTEFPNLSDPQAMQRFFLQEVQLGEELLAGGEIEDGVEHLANAVAVCGQPQQLLQVLQQTLAPQIFQLLLQKLLLSARN; encoded by the exons ATGATATCTAAAGCTACTTTAGGTATCGCTGCTGCTGGGGCAGGAATATGTTTTATTggatattgtatatattttgacaagaaAAGAAGGAGTGACCCGTTATTTAAGACAAGGTTGCGAGAAA GAAGAAAAAGGGCTAAAGAACACAAACCTTCTAAATCATCATCCACTGag tttcCCAACCTGTCTGATCCTCAGGCAATGCAGAGGTTTTTCTTACAGGAGGTGCAGTTAGGGGAAGAACTGCTGGCTGGAG GAGAGATAGAGGATGGTGTAGAACACCTGGCCAATGCTGTAGCAGTGTGTGGTCAGCCTCAGCAGCTTCTCCAGGTGCTCCAGCAGACACTGGCTCCTCAGATATTCCAACTACTTCTGCAAAAACTTCTGCTGTCAGCCAG AAACTGA